In Nitrosococcus oceani ATCC 19707, the following proteins share a genomic window:
- a CDS encoding efflux RND transporter permease subunit has product MVKSLIHGALEQRVVIVVVALVLLGFGLRAPSQLSMDAFPDVTNIQVQVATEALGRSPEEMERFITVPVEIAMTGLPGLTEMRSLNKSGLSIITLVFTDETDVYFARQLVMERLIGVQDRLPPGVTPVLGPVSTGLGEVYQYTLQRPDDGGRALTPAELIERRTIQDWVVRPLLRSIPGVAEINSQGGYVKQYHVLVDPDRLHHYQISLKEIEEALIRNNANSGGGVLPHYAEQYLIRGLGLIASIEDIGNIILKEFGGTPIYIRDVASIRIGHEVRQGAIIKNGVSEQVSGIVLMIRGGNAMEVVGRVKEKVAEINEQGLLPGGLEIVPYYDRTDLVGAALNTVTKTLLEGVVLVIVILFVFLGDIRSSFIVVCTLVLTPLLTFMVMNRYGISANLMSLGGLAIAIGLIVDGSVVVVENTFRYLSERRNTGESKTRIVLEAAVEVGKPVIFGVGIIIVVFLPLFTLEGMEGKIFAPLALTISIALSISLLLSLVLSPVLCSYVLKGGSEEDTRLIAWLKRGYLKLLAWALNWRITVVLSSVLLLGLALSLFPYLGKSFIPVMKEGALTPQINRVAGMSLSESIRMEMYATRLIREVPGVEMVVSKLGRGESPADPVGPNESDPIVTLKPRAEWPEGWTQDDIDAAIRDKLKALPGVQIVLSQPIAERVDEMVSGVKSQLAIKLFGDDLSALKRTADDIARLLRTVEGTRDLRVERVSGQQYLLVDVNRHAIARHGINVADVHSVIETAIRGKVATHIYEGERRFAALVRFPESNRNSPEAISRILLTSASGARVPIEDLADVRLEEGPARISRESAKRRIVVGANLVDRDMGGYVDEVQQKIAEQIKLPEGYFLVWGGQFENMERAMARLTIIVPLTIAIIFFLLFVLFNTVRLAALIILVLPFASIGGIVALFLTGEYLSVPASVGFIALWGIAVLNGVVLVSYIRSLRDGGLEQWEAIVQGCAQRFRPVLMTATVAMLGLTPMLFAEGPGSEVQRPLAVVVIGGLISSTALTLIVVPVLYRWFDVRRRGEGGQVEFEGKRDS; this is encoded by the coding sequence ATGGTGAAATCTCTGATTCATGGCGCGCTTGAGCAGCGGGTCGTTATCGTAGTGGTAGCCCTTGTACTCTTAGGTTTTGGTTTGCGGGCACCTAGCCAACTTTCCATGGATGCCTTTCCGGATGTGACCAATATCCAAGTTCAGGTGGCTACCGAAGCTTTAGGTCGTTCCCCCGAGGAAATGGAACGATTTATCACCGTACCCGTTGAGATTGCGATGACGGGGCTCCCGGGCCTTACCGAAATGCGCTCCCTTAATAAAAGCGGGCTCTCGATTATTACCCTGGTTTTTACCGATGAGACGGATGTCTATTTTGCCCGGCAATTAGTAATGGAGCGCCTCATTGGTGTGCAAGATCGCTTGCCGCCGGGTGTTACCCCGGTACTTGGTCCGGTGTCAACTGGGCTTGGCGAAGTTTATCAATATACGCTCCAACGGCCGGACGATGGTGGCCGCGCCCTTACCCCTGCCGAGTTGATAGAACGACGCACCATCCAGGACTGGGTGGTGCGGCCCCTGCTGCGCAGTATCCCTGGGGTGGCGGAGATTAATTCTCAGGGAGGGTATGTTAAGCAATATCATGTTTTGGTCGATCCTGACCGGCTGCACCATTATCAGATCAGCCTTAAAGAGATTGAAGAGGCCCTAATCCGTAATAATGCCAATAGTGGCGGCGGCGTTCTGCCTCACTATGCGGAGCAATACTTAATCCGGGGTCTCGGCTTGATTGCTAGCATCGAGGATATTGGCAATATTATCCTCAAGGAGTTTGGGGGCACGCCTATTTATATCCGGGATGTGGCAAGCATTCGTATTGGGCACGAGGTTCGACAGGGCGCCATTATCAAAAATGGCGTGAGCGAGCAGGTATCAGGGATCGTATTGATGATTCGCGGCGGTAACGCCATGGAGGTAGTCGGGCGGGTCAAGGAAAAAGTAGCGGAGATCAATGAGCAAGGGCTGCTTCCTGGCGGGCTAGAAATTGTCCCTTATTATGACCGGACCGATTTGGTGGGGGCAGCGCTGAATACAGTCACCAAGACCCTGCTTGAAGGTGTTGTATTGGTCATCGTGATATTGTTTGTATTCCTCGGCGATATCCGCAGCAGCTTTATCGTCGTTTGCACCTTAGTGCTTACGCCGCTACTTACCTTCATGGTGATGAATCGTTATGGGATTTCGGCCAACCTCATGTCCCTGGGGGGGCTTGCCATTGCAATCGGGCTAATTGTGGATGGTTCCGTGGTGGTGGTGGAGAATACTTTTCGCTATTTGAGCGAGCGTAGAAATACCGGCGAAAGCAAGACCCGAATCGTCCTGGAGGCGGCGGTTGAAGTGGGCAAGCCGGTTATTTTCGGGGTAGGCATCATTATCGTGGTGTTCTTGCCCTTGTTTACCCTGGAGGGAATGGAAGGAAAAATTTTTGCGCCCCTGGCCCTTACCATTTCCATTGCCCTTTCTATTTCCCTGCTCCTATCCTTGGTTCTCTCGCCGGTGCTCTGTTCCTATGTGCTTAAAGGAGGAAGCGAGGAAGATACACGCCTAATCGCCTGGCTGAAAAGGGGGTATTTAAAACTCCTTGCTTGGGCACTTAATTGGCGCATTACCGTGGTTTTGAGCAGCGTGCTTCTTCTCGGCTTAGCGTTAAGTTTGTTTCCGTATTTAGGTAAATCCTTCATCCCGGTTATGAAGGAAGGCGCGCTCACACCACAGATCAACCGAGTGGCAGGGATGTCCCTCAGTGAGTCAATTCGCATGGAGATGTATGCAACCCGCCTTATTCGCGAAGTTCCCGGCGTGGAAATGGTGGTTTCCAAGCTTGGGCGTGGTGAGAGTCCTGCCGATCCGGTGGGGCCGAACGAGTCAGATCCCATTGTAACCCTTAAACCGCGGGCAGAATGGCCCGAGGGCTGGACCCAGGATGATATCGACGCGGCGATCCGTGATAAGCTTAAGGCTTTGCCGGGCGTGCAAATCGTTCTCAGCCAGCCCATTGCGGAACGGGTTGACGAAATGGTTTCTGGAGTCAAGTCGCAGCTGGCGATTAAACTTTTTGGTGATGATCTGTCCGCCTTAAAACGCACCGCGGATGATATTGCCCGCCTGCTAAGAACGGTTGAGGGAACCCGCGACTTACGAGTGGAACGGGTGAGCGGCCAACAATACCTTTTAGTTGATGTCAACCGCCATGCTATTGCCCGCCACGGGATCAATGTAGCCGATGTGCATAGTGTAATTGAAACCGCCATTCGGGGGAAAGTGGCGACTCATATCTATGAAGGCGAGCGGCGCTTTGCGGCGTTGGTGCGTTTTCCTGAAAGCAACCGTAATTCGCCCGAAGCTATCAGCAGGATTCTACTCACTTCAGCCAGTGGCGCTCGGGTTCCAATTGAGGATCTAGCTGATGTTCGGCTAGAGGAAGGCCCTGCCCGGATTAGCCGTGAGAGCGCCAAGCGCCGCATTGTCGTCGGCGCTAACCTTGTCGATCGGGATATGGGAGGGTACGTGGACGAAGTTCAGCAAAAGATTGCCGAGCAGATTAAGTTACCCGAAGGGTATTTCCTTGTATGGGGCGGCCAATTCGAGAATATGGAGCGGGCAATGGCGCGTTTGACGATCATTGTGCCATTAACCATTGCGATTATTTTCTTTCTTTTGTTTGTGCTGTTTAACACCGTTCGGTTAGCCGCTTTAATCATCCTGGTTCTGCCATTTGCCTCCATTGGCGGCATTGTTGCTCTTTTTCTTACGGGAGAATATTTATCTGTACCCGCCTCGGTAGGGTTTATTGCCCTTTGGGGCATCGCTGTTCTCAATGGAGTGGTGCTGGTCTCCTATATTCGTAGCCTGCGGGATGGGGGATTGGAGCAATGGGAGGCAATAGTGCAGGGGTGTGCCCAGCGTTTCCGTCCTGTCCTCATGACGGCGACCGTAGCCATGTTGGGATTAACCCCCATGCTGTTCGCAGAGGGTCCGGGATCAGAAGTACAACGGCCCTTGGCTGTGGTTGTTATCGGAGGATTGATTAGTTCGACCGCGCTCACCCTGATTGTGGTGCCTGTCCTCTACCGTTGGTTTGATGTGCGCCGCAGAGGGGAAGGCGGACAGGTTGAATTTGAGGGGAAAAGAGATTCATAG
- a CDS encoding class I SAM-dependent DNA methyltransferase, translating into MRKRYRIQFPKAKLSSCKQDEAYFYLQEENGRRKIRFHDYSEIYQKQDLYEQIFYERLQCSSPSKVSSILEAAVKQSQDNFSELRILDLGAGNGMMGDELKKHGVSRLIGIDIVPEAYEATIRDRPGIYDAYYVEDFTRLDNDKKEEIKTWNCDCMVTVSALGFSDIPAKVFIEAFNIIKNEGWLAFNIKETFFNISDESGFSKMIRELIFSKYIDIYCIERYRHRFSIDGEPLYYFAVAGRKNLDIPSNFLDSKNILA; encoded by the coding sequence ATGAGGAAAAGATACCGGATACAGTTCCCAAAAGCTAAATTATCTAGTTGCAAGCAAGACGAAGCTTACTTCTATCTTCAAGAAGAGAATGGCAGAAGAAAAATAAGATTTCATGATTATAGTGAAATTTATCAAAAACAAGATTTATACGAGCAAATCTTTTATGAGCGCCTGCAATGTTCATCCCCAAGCAAAGTATCCTCTATACTCGAAGCAGCGGTAAAACAGTCCCAAGATAATTTCTCTGAACTTCGGATATTAGATTTGGGCGCAGGTAATGGCATGATGGGGGATGAGCTAAAAAAACATGGGGTTTCCCGCTTAATAGGGATAGATATAGTTCCTGAAGCCTATGAGGCAACCATACGAGATAGACCAGGGATATATGATGCCTATTATGTTGAAGATTTCACAAGATTAGATAATGATAAAAAGGAGGAAATAAAAACCTGGAACTGTGATTGTATGGTAACAGTCTCCGCGCTTGGTTTTTCCGATATTCCAGCAAAGGTATTTATAGAGGCGTTTAACATTATTAAGAATGAGGGGTGGTTAGCCTTTAACATTAAAGAAACCTTTTTCAATATTAGTGACGAATCAGGTTTTTCAAAAATGATTCGGGAATTAATATTTTCTAAATATATTGATATATATTGTATTGAACGCTACCGGCATAGATTCTCAATAGATGGAGAGCCGTTATATTATTTCGCGGTTGCAGGAAGAAAAAATTTAGATATTCCCAGTAATTTTTTGGATTCAAAAAATATCCTAGCCTAA
- a CDS encoding NAD(P)/FAD-dependent oxidoreductase produces the protein MPLWDVVIIGGGAAGLMCAIEAGKRQRRVLLIEHSNRVGKKILMSGGGRCNFTNLHVRPDNFLSANPHFCKSALARYSPWDFIAMVERHGIAYHEKESGQLFCNQSSKLIVNMLVAECQQVGVRIELGSKVTTVKHRFPGFALETSLGSVQASALVIASGGLSIPKMGASGFGYELAKRFGHRILATRPALVPLIFTEEDLEQYRDLSGIGLLAEVGCNNQYFTGGMLFTHRGISGPAILQISSYWQLSDELGINLLPGTDVLAWLTERQRSRPSAELRTVLAKCLPKRLAQRLCKLVFGSFPLRQYSPLELRAVAERLQYWRFYPKGTEGYRTAEVTLGGVNTDELSSATMASKKVPGLYFIGEVVDVTGHLGGFNFQWAWASGHAAGQAV, from the coding sequence ATGCCTCTATGGGATGTGGTGATTATCGGCGGTGGCGCCGCTGGTTTGATGTGTGCTATTGAGGCTGGTAAACGCCAGCGACGGGTATTGCTCATTGAGCACAGTAACCGTGTGGGCAAGAAGATTCTAATGTCTGGGGGCGGGCGCTGTAACTTCACTAACCTACACGTCAGGCCGGATAATTTTTTATCGGCTAATCCTCACTTCTGTAAATCCGCGCTGGCCCGCTATAGCCCGTGGGATTTTATCGCCATGGTAGAACGCCACGGTATTGCTTACCATGAGAAAGAATCCGGGCAGCTATTCTGCAACCAATCTTCAAAGTTAATCGTGAACATGCTGGTAGCGGAGTGTCAGCAAGTCGGGGTACGTATTGAATTGGGATCCAAGGTAACCACGGTGAAACATAGGTTCCCTGGCTTTGCTTTAGAAACCAGTCTAGGATCGGTTCAGGCATCCGCATTGGTCATTGCCAGTGGTGGCTTGTCCATCCCTAAAATGGGTGCTAGCGGTTTTGGTTATGAACTTGCTAAACGGTTTGGACATCGTATTCTTGCTACCCGTCCCGCCTTGGTGCCCCTGATCTTCACTGAAGAAGACTTGGAGCAATATCGGGACTTAAGTGGCATTGGACTATTAGCCGAAGTCGGCTGCAATAATCAGTATTTTACCGGCGGCATGTTGTTTACTCATCGAGGAATCAGCGGCCCGGCTATTTTACAGATCTCTTCCTATTGGCAGCTTTCTGATGAACTGGGGATAAATCTATTGCCAGGAACAGATGTTCTAGCATGGTTAACAGAGCGGCAGCGCAGTCGCCCTAGTGCCGAACTCAGGACAGTGCTCGCCAAATGCTTGCCAAAACGGTTGGCCCAGCGCCTCTGTAAATTAGTATTTGGCAGCTTTCCCCTGCGCCAATATTCTCCACTGGAATTGAGGGCAGTGGCCGAACGGCTCCAGTATTGGCGCTTTTATCCCAAGGGAACCGAAGGTTATCGCACGGCTGAGGTGACATTGGGTGGTGTCAATACCGATGAGCTTTCTTCGGCTACCATGGCCTCCAAAAAAGTGCCGGGACTATACTTTATCGGGGAAGTGGTGGATGTGACTGGTCATCTGGGTGGATTCAATTTTCAATGGGCTTGGGCATCTGGTCATGCGGCTGGGCAGGCGGTTTGA
- the trhA gene encoding PAQR family membrane homeostasis protein TrhA, whose protein sequence is MQEGEKFNSISHLVGAVAALAGLVVLVVLAARQGDPWKIVSFSIYGTTLFLSYLASTLYHGSEGKIKHIFRKLDHHTIYLLIAGTYTPFTLVTLHGPWGWSLFGIIWGLAVFGMVVDSLPHKGHRILPVAIYLLMGWLVLVALVPLLQALPFAGFIWLLAGGLFYTVGVIFYALDKKLSYAHGLWHLFVLAGGLTHYLAIFFYVV, encoded by the coding sequence ATGCAAGAAGGTGAGAAGTTTAACAGTATCAGTCACCTCGTAGGCGCAGTAGCAGCACTCGCAGGTTTAGTGGTGCTGGTAGTGTTGGCAGCACGCCAGGGTGATCCATGGAAGATCGTCAGTTTCAGCATCTACGGCACGACCTTATTTTTATCTTATCTTGCTTCCACCCTTTATCATGGCTCCGAGGGTAAGATTAAGCATATCTTCCGCAAGCTTGATCATCATACCATTTACCTGCTGATTGCCGGAACTTACACTCCTTTCACTTTAGTCACGTTACATGGCCCCTGGGGCTGGTCGTTATTTGGCATTATTTGGGGGCTGGCTGTTTTTGGGATGGTGGTGGACTCTCTACCGCACAAGGGACATAGAATACTCCCCGTTGCTATTTATCTCCTGATGGGCTGGCTTGTTCTGGTCGCATTGGTTCCTCTATTGCAGGCCCTGCCTTTTGCAGGCTTTATTTGGCTTTTGGCGGGCGGGCTATTTTATACGGTTGGCGTTATTTTTTATGCTTTAGATAAGAAGTTATCCTATGCCCATGGTCTCTGGCATTTATTCGTATTGGCAGGTGGTCTCACCCACTATCTAGCGATATTCTTTTATGTAGTATAG
- a CDS encoding spondin domain-containing protein → MKKFNRSSKPLFPHVLLAPLALSTGLLGFAPSAQAVEVTVTIENISPSSGLFLTPVWVGFHDGNFDIYDLNTPASSALEQLAEDGNNAPLSAEFTASVPNGLDATIADPSGIPGPLDPGSRVSETFDLSADNHRFFSYATMVIPSNDAFIANANPQAHELFDAGGSFTGPISFTVLGTQVRDAGTEANTETDAAFFDQTTPDSGTSSTDPVLVHPGFNGSSGNPGAVPVNILGGTSNDGVFFDSLAADFTQPSYTLARITITGPGDKLFNFVLDGNQEVPPVDTPANGSCVGILNKDETAFTANCHHTVQDVTVAHIHEAPAGVNGGVIFPFASAESPIQETFNFTAEDVATLIAGNFYVNVHSGDFPGGEVRGQIAAPLKGSFSGSWFNPNRSGEGFLLEVTNSDDPTLVATWFTYPPSGDSGAQAWLVGSGPIRLNESIITNTVITEGAAFGDDFDPSAVNRIPWGTLKFTFTSCTTGIVEYDSVREDFGSGTFHIQRLTPPLIGQEEDCP, encoded by the coding sequence ATGAAAAAATTTAACAGATCATCGAAACCTCTTTTTCCCCATGTGCTTCTAGCGCCGCTTGCGTTGAGCACGGGACTACTTGGCTTTGCTCCGTCAGCTCAGGCAGTTGAAGTCACCGTTACCATAGAAAACATTTCGCCATCCAGTGGACTGTTTTTAACGCCGGTCTGGGTTGGGTTTCATGATGGCAACTTCGATATCTATGATCTGAACACCCCCGCTTCCTCGGCGCTGGAACAGCTGGCCGAGGACGGTAATAATGCCCCCTTAAGCGCGGAATTTACCGCCAGTGTGCCTAATGGCCTGGATGCCACGATTGCCGATCCAAGTGGGATCCCAGGCCCCCTTGACCCAGGCAGCAGAGTTAGCGAAACATTTGATTTGAGTGCGGACAACCACCGTTTCTTTAGCTATGCGACCATGGTGATCCCCTCCAACGACGCTTTCATTGCTAATGCTAACCCCCAAGCCCATGAACTATTTGACGCCGGGGGGAGTTTCACCGGCCCGATTAGTTTCACCGTCTTAGGGACGCAGGTGAGGGATGCGGGAACGGAGGCCAATACAGAAACGGATGCGGCCTTCTTCGACCAGACAACTCCGGATAGCGGCACTTCTAGTACCGATCCCGTTTTGGTGCATCCTGGCTTTAATGGTTCATCTGGCAATCCCGGAGCTGTGCCCGTGAATATTCTTGGCGGCACTTCAAACGATGGGGTTTTCTTTGATTCCTTAGCGGCTGATTTTACCCAACCAAGCTATACCTTGGCTCGTATTACCATTACCGGCCCTGGAGATAAACTTTTTAATTTTGTCCTTGACGGCAACCAGGAAGTACCGCCTGTGGACACTCCAGCAAATGGAAGCTGCGTTGGGATTCTGAATAAGGATGAGACCGCCTTTACAGCTAATTGTCACCATACCGTCCAGGACGTGACAGTGGCTCACATTCACGAAGCGCCCGCTGGCGTGAACGGAGGTGTTATCTTCCCCTTTGCTTCTGCGGAAAGCCCCATTCAAGAAACTTTCAATTTTACAGCCGAGGACGTGGCTACCCTCATAGCCGGAAATTTCTACGTTAACGTCCATTCTGGAGATTTTCCCGGTGGGGAAGTTCGTGGCCAAATAGCAGCGCCTTTAAAGGGCAGTTTTAGCGGTTCCTGGTTCAATCCGAACCGAAGTGGGGAAGGTTTTCTCCTGGAAGTCACCAATAGCGATGATCCCACCCTGGTAGCCACCTGGTTTACCTATCCGCCTAGCGGCGATAGCGGAGCACAGGCGTGGTTGGTAGGCAGTGGGCCAATTAGGCTGAATGAGAGTATCATCACCAATACTGTCATCACGGAAGGAGCCGCGTTTGGAGATGATTTTGACCCTTCAGCCGTCAACCGGATTCCCTGGGGAACGCTGAAATTCACTTTCACCTCATGCACCACTGGGATCGTGGAATATGATTCGGTTAGAGAAGATTTTGGATCGGGCACATTTCACATCCAGCGTCTTACCCCGCCCCTCATTGGGCAAGAAGAGGATTGTCCCTAA
- a CDS encoding cation:proton antiporter, producing MDILNIATTLIVLAAFFGYLNARFLKFPDAIGLMLIAILFSAATIMAGSIFPDILEFEKELVTQIDFKEILLDGFLSIILFAGALHTDLNLLRTMRGPILMFATLGVLLSTFLVAGMMFVGFQGLGLDVPFIHCLLFGALISPTDPIAVLGILKNAGVSKALEIKIVGESLFNDGIGVVIFLTIFSIAFLGNGEISSVDIALLFFKEVGGGILLGFGLGYLAYFLMKSIDSYQVEVLITLAIVLGGYWLARYLHFSGPLAMVVAGLMIGHERFRSSGMSNITETYVDKFWELLDLSFNAILFVLIGLELTIISLDGEYLLAGLLAIPVVLLARYMALFFPIRLFKRRLGLAPQTGIMMTWGGLRGGISIALALSLTASMSRELLITVCYIVVVFSIIVQGLSVGGLARKYRKRLEAAGQPAD from the coding sequence ATGGATATACTTAATATTGCCACTACGCTGATTGTGCTGGCCGCATTCTTTGGCTATTTAAATGCCCGATTTTTAAAATTTCCGGATGCTATTGGGCTGATGCTCATTGCTATTCTGTTCTCCGCAGCCACAATAATGGCCGGTAGCATTTTTCCCGATATTCTTGAATTCGAGAAAGAACTGGTTACGCAAATAGACTTTAAGGAAATCTTGCTTGATGGTTTTTTGAGTATCATTCTTTTTGCCGGCGCCTTACACACTGATCTAAATTTACTTAGGACCATGCGCGGTCCTATTCTGATGTTTGCCACGTTAGGGGTGCTGCTCTCCACCTTCTTGGTGGCTGGAATGATGTTTGTCGGTTTTCAGGGGTTGGGTTTAGATGTTCCCTTTATTCATTGTTTATTGTTTGGCGCCCTCATTTCTCCAACTGATCCCATTGCGGTTTTGGGGATTTTGAAAAATGCTGGAGTATCCAAGGCATTGGAAATAAAAATAGTAGGAGAAAGCTTGTTCAATGATGGTATTGGAGTGGTGATATTTCTGACTATTTTCAGCATTGCTTTCCTTGGTAACGGAGAAATAAGTAGCGTTGATATTGCGCTATTGTTTTTTAAAGAGGTGGGCGGCGGTATTTTGCTGGGGTTTGGCCTGGGTTATCTTGCTTATTTTTTGATGAAATCTATTGACAGCTACCAAGTAGAAGTTCTGATTACCCTCGCCATCGTCCTTGGGGGTTATTGGTTGGCGCGCTACCTCCACTTTTCTGGTCCGCTTGCTATGGTTGTCGCAGGACTTATGATTGGCCATGAACGCTTTCGCTCCAGTGGTATGTCCAACATCACAGAGACTTACGTGGATAAATTTTGGGAATTACTCGACTTATCATTCAATGCCATCCTTTTTGTATTGATTGGTCTAGAGCTGACAATCATTTCTCTTGACGGCGAGTATCTGCTGGCAGGATTGCTGGCTATACCTGTCGTATTGCTAGCGCGCTATATGGCACTATTTTTTCCCATCCGCCTCTTTAAAAGACGCCTTGGGCTGGCTCCTCAAACAGGGATAATGATGACCTGGGGTGGTTTGCGCGGAGGCATCTCTATTGCACTAGCCTTGTCGCTCACTGCTTCCATGTCCCGTGAGCTACTTATTACGGTATGTTATATCGTGGTGGTGTTCTCTATTATAGTGCAAGGATTGAGCGTTGGGGGTTTGGCTAGGAAATACCGCAAGCGTTTAGAAGCCGCTGGACAACCTGCGGATTAG